Below is a genomic region from Mesorhizobium sp. NZP2298.
ATGCGGTCGGGGTTCCAGTAATGGGTGGCGCCGTTGGCCTGGACGTTGACGATGATGCCGAGACCGGCGTCGATCGTGGCGGTGACGGCGGCGTCCAGCATATCCAGCAACTTGCCGCGCGTGGTGGCGTCGGCTGCCAGGAACGGGCCGGGATCGACGGGCAGGCGGATGAAATCGAGCCCGGTCTGGCGCAGCCGACCTAGGTCGTCTGGGGTTGGCACCGGCCGCTGCGACTGGAAGGGCGGCCAGTCATAGTCGGTGCGCGGGGCGGGGAATTCGCGTGTCAGTGCAAACCAGGGCCAGGCGTTGACGCCACGGCGGAAACGCCATTCGCCGGCGCCGGCAAAGGCGGACCGCGCGGGAAGCTGCGCCAGCGCCGCGGGCACCAGCGCCGTCGACAGCGCGGTGCGCAGCAACCGCCGCCGCGACCAGCCCGTCATACGGCGCCGGGCGAGGGGCGGTCGATCGCGGCTGTCCGCTCTGATGTCACGCCGAGAAGCCGGTAGGCTTCATCCTCATAGGCAAGCAGCACATCCTCCCAGCGGAAGGCTTCGCGGGCGCGCGTCCTGGCGGCTTCACCGCAGGCCTTGACCAGCGCGTCATCCTCCATCGCCTGCCGCATCCGCTCGGCGCAGCTCTGCGTATCGGTGAAGTGGACGGCGGCGGCCCCGGCGACCCACCTGTTGTAGGGATTGTCGTGCGCGATCACCATGTTGCCGGCGGCCAGCGCCTCGACCAGCGACGGGTTGGTGCCGCCAACCGTGTGGCCATGCATATAGGCGCGCGCATGATATCTCAGCGCCTTCACCGCCGCCTGGTCGTAGATGGCGCCGGGCAGGACCACCGAGGCGTTCGCCGCCTTGCGGATGGCGACATGATAGGGATTCTGGTCGGAGAGCGTGCCCAGCACCACCAGCTTCATGTCGCGTTTCTGGCTGCAGAAGGCTTCGACGATGGGCAGGATGTTGTTGTCGGGCTCGATGCGCGCGATCGAGATGAGGTATTTTCCAGGTTCGAGCCCGAGCGCGCGTACCGGCGCCTCGGGTGCCGATGTCACCGGGTCGGCGCCATAGGTGATGGTGGCGATGGCGCTGCGCGGCCGGCGCGTCGCCAGGTGATCGGCGATGACAGGATGGTCGGCGACCAGGCGGTGCGAAGCCCAGGCGCCGATCCATTCATTGAGCCAGAACCAGGTGCGCGCCGCTGGTCCCCATTTCGGGCGGCGCCACTCGATGCCGTCCATATTGGTGATGATCTTGCGCCGCATCAGCCTGAGCCAGGTCAGGAAGACCGCGCCATTGTAGCCTAGCACCAGGCAGACACCGGGCCGGCGCGCTGCATCGAGCACGCACTGCCAGTCGAATTCCAGCGTCGCGCGCGGGCCTTTCGAGGCGACCTGGATGTGGATCAGGTCGATGCCGCGCCAGCTGTCGAGACGCACCCGCTGGTCGACCCGCTCGACCTCTTCCTGGCAGTAGACGCCGACCTTCCAGCCGCGTGCGACCAGGAAAAGGGCCAACTTCTCGGCGAAGGTCTCGAAGCCGCCATGGGCCGCGGGAATGCCGCGCGTCCCCAGGATCAGGATGGAAGGCTGTTCCGGTTTCATGACTGCTGGTACTTTCAGGTCCGCTCGATCCGTGACGCGAGGCTGTGTCATCTCAGAACCGCAGCCTAGCGATATCCATGCCAGACTCAGTTCCGGCCATCATCGCACTGGGGTTGTAAAATATTTCTTCCAACCGCCGGAGTTGTTTCACTATCGGTCAACTTTCCGCACGTATGTGTATCGAAACGAGGCAATGCCGGGGCCAGTCGGCCCGCGGATGGGTATATTAGCCCGGTATGATCCTTGCTGATGGACTTCTGCGCGCCGGAATCGGCGGAGGGCGTGCAGCATTGGTGTGGTGATCCCGTTCACGACCACACTCGCAACCAGTGAAGTCCAAAGGGGTGTTTCCGGCCGCCGGTAGCGTCAGGCGGCGGGATCGTCACACCACCCCTGACAGAAAGATGCATGTGAAGATGCGGATTGCCTGCATCCACCAAGGCTACGAACTCTACGGCTCCGACCGCAGCTTCGCGGAGAGCGTGGCGGCGCTGCGCGCCGCGTTTCCGTCCGCCGACATCGAAGTGGTCCTGCCGCGCAGCGGGCCGATCCTGCAGATCCTGGAGCCTCATGCCAGCCGGATCGTCTTCGAACCGCTCTGGGTGCTGCGGCGCCAGGCGATGCTGAGGCTGGCGACCATCGAGATGGCGCGGCTGCCGGTCGCGCTGTGGCGGGCATGGCGGCGCCTGCGCGATTGCGACCTCGTCTACGTCAACACCTCGATCGTCGCCGACTATGCGCTGGCCTCGCGCCTGCTGCCGACGAAAGCCCTGCTGCACATCCACGAGATTCCCGAAGGCGTGCTGCGCCGGATCCTGGTCGGGTTGATGCACTGGAGCCATGCCGATCTCATCTTCAACTCGCGCGCCACACGCGCCGCGTTCGGCGATCCCAAATCCGCGCGCTCATACGTCGTCTACAACGGCGTTGCCGGCCCGCCGGCGGCCGAAGCGATGACCTATGACGGCAAACGCCCGCTGCGGGTTCTGCTGCTTGGCCGCATCAACCGGATCAAGGGCCAGGAAGTGCTTCTGGAGGCGATCGCCTCGATGCCGGCGGAGCTGAAGTCGAGGATCGAGGTGCGGCTGGTCGGCGGCGCTTTCGAAAGCGTCGAGCGCGAGCGCGCCTTGGCCGAACTCGTCGGGACCATGGGGCTGGCCGACCAGGTCAGCACCTTGCCTTTCATATCCGACCCTTCCGAGCATTATCGCTGGGCCGATATCGTCACCGTGCCGTCGCGACGCCCGGAATCGCTCGGCCGCGTCGCCATCGAGGCGATGGCCTATGGCCGGCCGCCGCTGGTGTCGGCGATCGGCGGACTTGTCGAGGTGGTCAGCGACGGCGAGACCGGCTGGCATGTTCCGCCTGACAATGCTCCCGCGCTTGCCGCGAAGTTGCAGGAGATCGTCCTCGCCCCTGAAGCCTGGCGCGGGTTCGTCGCCGCCGGGCGCAAGCGCTACGAGACGGTGTTCAGCGAGCCGGTCGCGGCCGCGGCGATCGCCGCGATCGCCGCCGACAAGCTGAAGGCGGCGATGGCAAGGCCAGGCAAGGCGGCTACCACCCGCCAGGCGGAGACGCAGCCGTGAAGTTCCCCGTCCATCTGGTGCGGCGCCTCGTGCTGATGATCGGCGGCGAGGCAATGCAGAGCGGCTTTCACTTCGCCCTCAACCTCGCGCTGCTGCACATGCTGTCGGCGCAAGGCTACGGCCTTTTCGCCCTCGCCATGGTGATGGGCGGCGTTGGCCTCTCCTACATCAGGTCGCTCACCGCCGTCCCCGCCTCGATATGGATGAGCAAGAGCAGCAACAGGGCCGGCGTCGATGCCCATGACGTGGCCTTCGGGACGGCGGCGCTGGTCGTGGCGCTGCTGATGGCCGCCGGCACGGCTATTCTGATGCATCTCCTGGGCGACCCAAGCGGCATTGCCGCCGGCTGCTTCGTCGGCGCCTGGTCGCTGCGCAGCCATATGCGAACGGCATTCTTCACGCGTCGCCAGCAGGTGGTCGTCTCCATCAGCGACGCCGCCTTCACGATCGCCGGCACCGTGCTCGCCGGGTCTGCGATCTGGTTCGCCAGGGACGTGCTGCAGACCGTGTTCTACGCCCTCGCGGCGGCAAACCTATTTGGCATCTTCGTCCTGGTCCGGCTGGCGGGCCGCAGGGTTCGCGTCAGTTTCCGCATGCCGACGCGCCGGCGCTACACCAAGCTCTGGCGCCAGCTGTGCTGGTCGGGCTTCAGCGCGACCACCACCAACATCCAGGGGCAATCCCTGGCGCTGCTGGTCGCGGGCATTGCCGGACCGGCCGCCTACGCGCCGCTGGCGGCGGTCCTCGTGCTGTTTGCTCCGCTGCGCATCATCAGCCTTGCCTTCGTGAACATGACGCAGCCGGAACTCGCGAAGCTGATGCAGAACAACGAAACGCGCCGCGTCTGGACGCAGGCGAAGATCTGGTCGCTCGTCATGGGGCTCGGCGGCCTGGCCTATGGATGCGCCATCATGTTCGTCCTGCCGATGATAAAATCCCAGGCTCTGCAGGATGCCTCGGTCGGGTTCATCGGGCTTTTCGCGATCGCGAATTTCGTGCCGATCATGCTCTACATCATGCCCCGGATCGTGCTCGAGATCTTCGGTGATTTCCGGATCGTCGCCTTCATCACCATGGGCGGCGCGATCGTCGGGCTGGCGCTGATCGCGATCCTGCTGGCCGTCGCGTCCCCGCCATGGGCGCTGCTGGGCTCGGCGGTCTCCGAGACCTTCGTGCTCGTGGCATCATGGTATTTCGCGCATCACCGCATGTGGAACATCGAGCATCCGGACCAGCAGCGGCACAGCCGCCTGGGCTCCTGGCGGCGGGCGGTCACGTTCGCCGCGGCAAAGCGATAGGAGAGGGATGTGACAGACCAGGCATTGCACATTGCCGCGGCGACCGACTTGCCCGACGGGCAGGCCTCTCATCCCGCCATCGTCGCCGCGAACGACGCCTACACGGCGCGATTGCACACCAGCCTCGAAACGGTCAGGCCGCTCTGGCTGCGCTTCCAGACGGATGGCGTCTGCACCGCCCACCAGCATTTCGCGTGGGTGGAGGGGATCGTGGCGCGGCTGATGCCTGCAGGCGCGGAGCCGCTCATCGTTGAAGTGAACAACGCGGTGACGGGCGCGCCCTTGATGTTGGTGCCGCTGATGCTGCGGCCAGCCTTCCACCATCGGGTGATCGAATGGCTGAGCTGCGGCGTCTGCGACTATTCGGCACCGCTGCTGGCCGATGCGAGCGCGTGGACGGCACAATCCGCGCAGGCCGCGTGGGCGGCGGTGCGTTCCGTGCTGCCGGCGGCGGACCGCGTCAACATCCTGGGAATTCCGCGGCGGATCGACGGCGTCGCCAATCCGCTGGCGCTGCTTCCGGCGACGCGCGATTCGTTGCAGACCACCTTCGGCCTGGCCATCGACGGCGAGCCGGAAACCGTCCTCAAGCGCCTGTGCAGGCCATCCTTCGTCAAGGAATTCGGCAAGGACTGGCGGCGGCTCGAACGGCTCGGCGGCGTGGAACTGGTCGAGGCCGCCACGCAGGCCGAGGTGGAGCAGCTCTTCGGCGAACTGATCCGGATGCGGCTCAGCCGTTTTCGCGAACTTGGCCGCTTCGACCTGCTGACGCAGGAGGCGGTTGTCGATTTCTACCGCAACGCCGCCCTGCAGGGCCTGCCGGACGGATCGGTGCGGCTCTTCGGGCTGCGCGTCGGCGATGCCCTGATCGCCGTCCAATATGCGGTGGTCCATCAAGGGACTGTTCATGCTCTGCTGATAGCCATGGACCAGAGCGTGGTGCCCAACGTCTCGCCGGGCCTCTTGATCATGGGCCGGCTGATAGGCTGGGCGCGCGAGCGGCGGTTCGATTATTTCGACCTGTCGGTCGGCGACCAGAGCTACAAGGAACGTATGGGCGCCAAGGCTTCGGTGCTGGCCGAGCTTCGCCATGGGTTGACGGTGCGGGGCAGTGTCGCGAGCACCGCCATCGAGCTCCGCAACCGGACCGAGGCCTTCGTGCGTTCCAACCCCCGGCTGCGCAGCGCGGCCCAGGGGATGATGCGGGGTTTGCGGCGTCTTCGTGGGGGATGACGAAGGCGGGCCTGAACGACGGGAGAAGTACGTGGCAGGCCAGGCAATGCGAATGGAAGCGGCGGCGGATGTATCGGGCCAGCTGGTTTCCCCCGATGTCGCCGGTTTGGGCGCCGTCGCGCACTATACGGCGCGTCTGCACACCAGCTTCGACAGCGTAAGGCCGCTGTGGCAGCGCCTTGAGGCGACCGGCCTATGCACCGGTCATCAGGGCCTTGCCTGGGTGGAAGGGATCGCCAAACGGCTGATGCCCGGAAGCGCCGAGCTGCTGGTCGTCGAGGTCAACGACGCCGTTACGGGCGGGCCGGCCATGTTGCTGCCCCTGATGCGGCGCCGGGCGCTTGGGCACTATGTCATCGAATGGCTGAGCTGCGGCGTGTGCGATTATTCGGCGCCGCTGCTGGCCGATGCGAGACCCTGGACCAGGCAAGGTGCCGATGCCGCATGGGCAGCGGTCCGCGCCGTGCTGCCGCCGGCGGACCGCATCCACATAGCGGGCATTCCGCAACAGATCCATGGCGTCGCCAATCCGCTGGCGCTGCTTTCGGCGACGCGCGATTCCATCCAGATCGCCTCGGGCCTGGCCATGCATGGCGAGCCGGCGACGCTGATCAAGCGCATCTGCAAATCGTCCTTCGCCAAGAACTTCCACAAGCACTGCCGCCGCTTCGAACAGATGGGCAAGCTCGACCTGGCCGAAGCCGAGACACCGGATATGGTGGAAGAGCAGTTCGCGACGCTGCTGGAGCTCAGGCTCAATCGCTTCCGCGAGCTCGGGCGTTTCGACCTCCTGACGCAGGCACCGGTCGTCGAGTTCTATCGCAACGCCGCCCTGCAAGGCCTGTCCGACGGCTCGGTGCGGCTGTTCGGGCTGCGTGTCGGGCAAACCTATCTCGCCGTCATCTATGTGCTGGTCATGAAGGGCACCTTGCATGCCCTTCTGCTCGGGATCGACCAGGACGCGGTGGCCAACGCCTCGCCGGGCCTGGCGACAATCGGCAAGCTGATGATGTGGGGGGTGGCGCAAGGGCTCGGCTATTTCGACCTGTCGGTCGGCAGCCAGGGTTACAAGCAGCATATCGGCGCTTCAAGCTCGGTGCTGGCGGAGTTGTGCGAGCCGATCACGCTGCGAGGCAGCGGGGCGACGGCCTATATCAAGTTGCGCGGCAGGATCGAGCTTTTCGTGCGCTCCAAGCCGGAACTGTACAAGACCGTGCAGGGTGTGATGCGCCGGCTGCGGCGATTGAAGAACTGAAGAACGGCTCCCGAAGCGGCTTCGGGAGCAGGAATTGATGGCCGTGCGCGATGACGTGATGGTTCAGAGCGGCTCGGTGTCGAAGAGCAGCATCGTCACCAGATCATCATCGCCGGCGAACTTTCGCCGGTCCTCCGCGCAGGCCCGGCCGATCTCGCTGGCAAAGGCCGTGCGAATGGCCTCCGGACTGTCGAAATGGAGGATGGCGACCCTGTAGGGCGTCTCGCCCGGCAGGACATTCATGATCGGCGACCGGCTGATCTCGTAGCGCCGCAGTCCGGGCAATTGCTTGGCCAGCGGCACGTGAATGTCGTGATAATGGCGCTCGAACGCCGCTGGATCGGCGGGAGTTTTGTAGATGACAAGCATCTTGGCCATGGTGGAGCTCCCTGCTTGAGGTGATCGCGCCTCGTCGGCGCCGCACCAATGTCGTTCGCCGGGAGCGGATTTCGACAGCGATGCCGGATTTTCGCGGGACCAGCGGCATGGTCCCGCGCCCGAAATTGACAGGACTGCTTGTCTCCGTCATCCTTGAGCCCAGTCGCCCGATGTGTCAGGGCGACCGAGGGCAGCGTCATGTTCAGTCCCGTAACCAGCCAGAATGCCAAGCGCGCCGCGGTGCGCAAGGCGCTCGACGCCCACAAGGTCTACATCACCGCGCAGAGCTTTTCGGACGGTGCCTACAGGGCGCGCGTGCTGGTCGACGGCGAGGCCTACTGGGTGGATGAGTTCCGGCTCGAGCAACTTCGGCAGGGGCTGTCGCCGGCCGAGCTCGAACTCACGCCGGCCGCCGACGATTGAGAGCGTGACGTCCATCGGTTACGGAACGCGGCGGTTGCTCCTGCTTGCCAAACGCTTTGGGCGCTGACCCATGCCCGCTTCCTCCAAGCTCAAACCCTATCGCGCCAAGCGTGAATTCTCCAAGACGCCGGAGCCGGCGGGCGGCCTCATTACCGGCGACGGCAACCGCTTCGTCGTCCACAAGCATCATGCCACCGCCGATCATTACGACCTGCGCCTGCAGGTCGGCGATGTGCTGAAGAGTTGGGCGGTGCCACGCGGGCCCTCGCTCAACCCGGCCGACAAGAGGCTGGCGGTCGAGACCGAGGACCATCCGCTCGAATATATCGACTTCGAGGGCGTCATCCCCGAGGGCGAGTATGGCGGCGGGCCGATGATCGTCTGGGACACCGGCACATGGGCGCCGATGGACGATGTGGAAAAGAGCCTGAGGACCGGCGCCTTCAAGTTCCGGCTGGCCGGCGACAAGCTCAATGGCGGCTGGATGCTGACGCGCCTGAAGCCCAAGCCCGGCGAGGGCGCGGAGAAGAAAAACTGGCTGCTGTTCAAGGAGCGCGACCTTGCCGCAGACACGACGCTGAACATCCTCGAAGCGCGGCCGGAAAGCGTGAAATCGGGATTGCGCATCGAGGAACTGGCCGCAACGGCGAAGCCGGCCGCGAAGTCCTCGCCCAAGCCGGGTTCCCTGAAACCAAGCACGCTGCCTGGCGCCGTCAAGGCGCCGGCGCTCAGCCGCATCGAGCCGCAGCTGGCGACGCAGGTGCCAAAACCGCCGGGCGGCGAAAGCGTTGCCGAGAACACAAACGAGCTCTGGCTGCACGAGATCAAGTTCGACGGCTACCGCACCATGGCGCATGTTTCCGACGGGCAGGTGCGGTTGATCACCCGTGGCGGCATAGACTGGACAAGACGCTACGGCGACCTGCCGCACGCCTTCGCCAGATTGCCGTGCCGCGAGGCAATCGTCGACGGCGAGATCGTCGTGCTCGACGGCCGGGGCATCAGCCGCTTCGCGCTGCTGCAGGATGCGCTGGCCGAAGGTGCCGGCAGCAAGCTGCATTTCTATGCCTTCGATCTCCTGCATCTCGACGGCTGGGATCTGACGAAGGTGCCGCTGATCCGGCGCAAGGCGCTGCTGGCGGAACTGCTTGCCGGCCTTGGCGCCAACTCCGCCATCCAGTTCTCCGACCATGTCGAAGGCTCCGGGCAGGGGCTTTACGATCAGGCTACGGAGATCGGGCTCGAAGGCGTCGTGTCCAAACGCGCCAACGCCATATACCAGAGCGGCCGCACCAAGAGCTGGACCAAAAGCAAGGCGCTCCAGAAGGACGATTTCGTCATCGCGGGCTACACGACCTCGCAAGCGGCGGAAGGGCTGGCCGCACTTGGCATGGCCGAGTGGGAGGACGGCGAACTGCATTATCGCGGCAAGGTCGGCACCGGCTTCGATGCCGAGACGGCCTCGGACCTGCTGGCACGGCTGGAGCCGCTGACAGCGGGCGCGACGCCGCCCGAAGGCGTGCCGCGCGAGATCATGCGCGAGATGCACTGGGTGAAGCCATTGTTTTCGGCGCGCATCCACTATGCCAACCGAACGGCGGACAATTCGCTGCGCCATGGCGTGTTTCGCGGTCTGAGGGATGTCGGCCTGTCGACACCGGTCTCGGCCAAGCGCAAACGGCTGATATCCGAGGCGGACCTCGCCACCATCTGGGTGACCAATCCGGAGCGGCGCCTGTTCGGCAAGACCGGACCGACCAAGCTCGACATCGCCGTCTATTACGCGCTGGTCGGCGACTTCATGCTGCCGCACATCCTTGGCCGACCGGTGTCGCTGGTGCGCTGTCCGACCGGCCTGCCCAAGGATTGCTTCTTCCAGCGCCACGCCTTCACCGGCATGCCGCCCTCGGTGGTGACGTTCCAGGCGACCAATTCCGAAGGCGAAACCAAATCCTATCTCTCGGTCGAAGGCGCCAAGGGCTATCTGGCGCTGGCGCAGTTCGGCGTCGTCGAGTTCCACACCTGGGGCACGCACCGCGCCAGCCTCGAC
It encodes:
- a CDS encoding GNAT family N-acetyltransferase, which gives rise to MAGQAMRMEAAADVSGQLVSPDVAGLGAVAHYTARLHTSFDSVRPLWQRLEATGLCTGHQGLAWVEGIAKRLMPGSAELLVVEVNDAVTGGPAMLLPLMRRRALGHYVIEWLSCGVCDYSAPLLADARPWTRQGADAAWAAVRAVLPPADRIHIAGIPQQIHGVANPLALLSATRDSIQIASGLAMHGEPATLIKRICKSSFAKNFHKHCRRFEQMGKLDLAEAETPDMVEEQFATLLELRLNRFRELGRFDLLTQAPVVEFYRNAALQGLSDGSVRLFGLRVGQTYLAVIYVLVMKGTLHALLLGIDQDAVANASPGLATIGKLMMWGVAQGLGYFDLSVGSQGYKQHIGASSSVLAELCEPITLRGSGATAYIKLRGRIELFVRSKPELYKTVQGVMRRLRRLKN
- a CDS encoding GNAT family N-acetyltransferase, whose protein sequence is MTDQALHIAAATDLPDGQASHPAIVAANDAYTARLHTSLETVRPLWLRFQTDGVCTAHQHFAWVEGIVARLMPAGAEPLIVEVNNAVTGAPLMLVPLMLRPAFHHRVIEWLSCGVCDYSAPLLADASAWTAQSAQAAWAAVRSVLPAADRVNILGIPRRIDGVANPLALLPATRDSLQTTFGLAIDGEPETVLKRLCRPSFVKEFGKDWRRLERLGGVELVEAATQAEVEQLFGELIRMRLSRFRELGRFDLLTQEAVVDFYRNAALQGLPDGSVRLFGLRVGDALIAVQYAVVHQGTVHALLIAMDQSVVPNVSPGLLIMGRLIGWARERRFDYFDLSVGDQSYKERMGAKASVLAELRHGLTVRGSVASTAIELRNRTEAFVRSNPRLRSAAQGMMRGLRRLRGG
- a CDS encoding lipopolysaccharide biosynthesis protein is translated as MKFPVHLVRRLVLMIGGEAMQSGFHFALNLALLHMLSAQGYGLFALAMVMGGVGLSYIRSLTAVPASIWMSKSSNRAGVDAHDVAFGTAALVVALLMAAGTAILMHLLGDPSGIAAGCFVGAWSLRSHMRTAFFTRRQQVVVSISDAAFTIAGTVLAGSAIWFARDVLQTVFYALAAANLFGIFVLVRLAGRRVRVSFRMPTRRRYTKLWRQLCWSGFSATTTNIQGQSLALLVAGIAGPAAYAPLAAVLVLFAPLRIISLAFVNMTQPELAKLMQNNETRRVWTQAKIWSLVMGLGGLAYGCAIMFVLPMIKSQALQDASVGFIGLFAIANFVPIMLYIMPRIVLEIFGDFRIVAFITMGGAIVGLALIAILLAVASPPWALLGSAVSETFVLVASWYFAHHRMWNIEHPDQQRHSRLGSWRRAVTFAAAKR
- a CDS encoding EthD family reductase, translating into MAKMLVIYKTPADPAAFERHYHDIHVPLAKQLPGLRRYEISRSPIMNVLPGETPYRVAILHFDSPEAIRTAFASEIGRACAEDRRKFAGDDDLVTMLLFDTEPL
- a CDS encoding DUF1972 domain-containing protein, producing MKPEQPSILILGTRGIPAAHGGFETFAEKLALFLVARGWKVGVYCQEEVERVDQRVRLDSWRGIDLIHIQVASKGPRATLEFDWQCVLDAARRPGVCLVLGYNGAVFLTWLRLMRRKIITNMDGIEWRRPKWGPAARTWFWLNEWIGAWASHRLVADHPVIADHLATRRPRSAIATITYGADPVTSAPEAPVRALGLEPGKYLISIARIEPDNNILPIVEAFCSQKRDMKLVVLGTLSDQNPYHVAIRKAANASVVLPGAIYDQAAVKALRYHARAYMHGHTVGGTNPSLVEALAAGNMVIAHDNPYNRWVAGAAAVHFTDTQSCAERMRQAMEDDALVKACGEAARTRAREAFRWEDVLLAYEDEAYRLLGVTSERTAAIDRPSPGAV
- the ligD gene encoding DNA ligase D; this translates as MPASSKLKPYRAKREFSKTPEPAGGLITGDGNRFVVHKHHATADHYDLRLQVGDVLKSWAVPRGPSLNPADKRLAVETEDHPLEYIDFEGVIPEGEYGGGPMIVWDTGTWAPMDDVEKSLRTGAFKFRLAGDKLNGGWMLTRLKPKPGEGAEKKNWLLFKERDLAADTTLNILEARPESVKSGLRIEELAATAKPAAKSSPKPGSLKPSTLPGAVKAPALSRIEPQLATQVPKPPGGESVAENTNELWLHEIKFDGYRTMAHVSDGQVRLITRGGIDWTRRYGDLPHAFARLPCREAIVDGEIVVLDGRGISRFALLQDALAEGAGSKLHFYAFDLLHLDGWDLTKVPLIRRKALLAELLAGLGANSAIQFSDHVEGSGQGLYDQATEIGLEGVVSKRANAIYQSGRTKSWTKSKALQKDDFVIAGYTTSQAAEGLAALGMAEWEDGELHYRGKVGTGFDAETASDLLARLEPLTAGATPPEGVPREIMREMHWVKPLFSARIHYANRTADNSLRHGVFRGLRDVGLSTPVSAKRKRLISEADLATIWVTNPERRLFGKTGPTKLDIAVYYALVGDFMLPHILGRPVSLVRCPTGLPKDCFFQRHAFTGMPPSVVTFQATNSEGETKSYLSVEGAKGYLALAQFGVVEFHTWGTHRASLDKPDQIVFDLDPGEGISWREVVEAAVHIKGELEGLGLVPFAKTSGGNGIHITVPVTPKQNWKKLHQATSAISTHLAATAPDTFTTTMGKENRKKRIFIDYHRNARGHTSAAPYSLRARTNLPASTPVSWSDLEAIDAPQDLNYSSLPGLLETSGDPWAEIDEFARDLPVFGTAR
- a CDS encoding glycosyltransferase family 4 protein, with amino-acid sequence MRIACIHQGYELYGSDRSFAESVAALRAAFPSADIEVVLPRSGPILQILEPHASRIVFEPLWVLRRQAMLRLATIEMARLPVALWRAWRRLRDCDLVYVNTSIVADYALASRLLPTKALLHIHEIPEGVLRRILVGLMHWSHADLIFNSRATRAAFGDPKSARSYVVYNGVAGPPAAEAMTYDGKRPLRVLLLGRINRIKGQEVLLEAIASMPAELKSRIEVRLVGGAFESVERERALAELVGTMGLADQVSTLPFISDPSEHYRWADIVTVPSRRPESLGRVAIEAMAYGRPPLVSAIGGLVEVVSDGETGWHVPPDNAPALAAKLQEIVLAPEAWRGFVAAGRKRYETVFSEPVAAAAIAAIAADKLKAAMARPGKAATTRQAETQP